The Hyphomicrobiales bacterium genome has a window encoding:
- the selB gene encoding selenocysteyl-tRNA-specific translation elongation factor, whose product MIIGTAGHIDHGKTSLVRRLTGVDTDRLKEEKARGISIALGFAYWPQADGSIVGFIDVPGHEKFVHTMLAGASGIDLLLLVVAADDGVMPQTREHVAIARLLGIGQAVVALTKADLVDAEGLAAVDSEIANLLAGTPFAEAPTLPVSTVTGRGIADLSELLAAKARETAVRHGDGAFRLAVDRCFTLQGAGTVVTGTVLSGRVAVGDSIVVSPAGITARIRSLHAQNRPAQQGEAGDRCALNLAGPSISKEAIRHGDMVLAPQQHAPTLRIDAEVTVLPSEAKALTMWQPVRLHHAAAEVGARIVLLGEDVAPGATALVQLVLDEPLAAAALDRVVLRDTSASRTIGGGRFLDLRAPERRRRSPERLAQLAALGLADPAEALRALLSLPPHHADLDGFVRDRALAAAAAGELTTGLGLVRIGALAMLPESWRALADTTVERLDAWHEEHPDLPGMGLERLRLAVAARLPAPLFRAVLARLAEDGALVAAGSWVRRPGHEVRLSAEDEALWSQITPLIDLQERFRPPRVRDIGQLLGRREEDIRRLFRLAGRRGDVHEVALDHFFLRTTLAEMVGIAVELAGSHPAGFNAAQFRDRLDNGRKVAIQILEFFDRHGVTIRRGDLRRINRQRLDLFGPSPTMPDGGETSPVGRPDFKSGRGRQTVSGGFDSHSLPPIRFRAASARWAARPETHLSWLSLLPRRL is encoded by the coding sequence ATGATCATCGGCACGGCTGGCCATATCGACCATGGCAAGACCTCGCTGGTCAGGCGCCTGACCGGCGTCGATACCGACCGGCTGAAGGAGGAGAAGGCGCGCGGGATCTCGATCGCGCTCGGCTTCGCCTACTGGCCCCAGGCCGATGGCAGCATCGTCGGCTTCATCGACGTGCCGGGCCACGAGAAATTCGTACATACGATGCTGGCCGGGGCATCGGGCATCGACCTGCTCCTGCTCGTCGTCGCGGCCGATGACGGGGTGATGCCGCAGACGCGCGAGCATGTCGCCATCGCCCGGCTGCTCGGCATCGGGCAGGCGGTCGTCGCCCTCACGAAGGCGGATCTGGTCGATGCCGAGGGGCTCGCCGCCGTCGACAGCGAAATCGCGAACCTGCTGGCGGGAACACCCTTCGCCGAGGCCCCCACCCTGCCCGTTTCGACCGTGACCGGCCGGGGAATCGCCGATCTGTCGGAATTGCTTGCCGCGAAGGCGCGCGAAACGGCTGTCCGGCACGGCGACGGCGCCTTCCGTCTCGCGGTCGACCGCTGCTTCACCCTGCAGGGCGCAGGTACGGTCGTGACCGGCACCGTCCTGTCCGGCCGGGTCGCAGTGGGCGACAGCATCGTCGTTTCGCCGGCCGGGATCACGGCGCGCATACGCTCGCTTCACGCTCAGAACCGCCCGGCCCAGCAGGGAGAAGCCGGAGATCGCTGCGCGCTCAACCTCGCAGGACCAAGCATCTCGAAGGAGGCGATCCGGCACGGGGACATGGTGCTGGCGCCGCAGCAGCATGCGCCGACGCTGCGGATCGACGCCGAAGTGACCGTGCTGCCCTCCGAGGCGAAGGCGCTGACGATGTGGCAGCCGGTGCGGCTGCACCATGCAGCGGCCGAGGTCGGCGCCCGGATCGTCCTCCTCGGCGAGGATGTCGCTCCCGGCGCCACGGCCCTCGTCCAGCTCGTCCTCGACGAGCCCCTGGCTGCTGCCGCGCTTGATCGCGTCGTGCTGCGCGACACCAGCGCCTCGCGCACGATCGGCGGCGGGCGCTTCCTCGACCTGCGCGCGCCGGAGCGCCGGCGCCGCAGCCCAGAACGGCTGGCGCAGCTCGCCGCGCTCGGGCTTGCCGACCCGGCCGAGGCCCTGCGCGCGCTCCTGTCCCTGCCGCCGCATCACGCCGATCTCGACGGCTTCGTCCGCGACCGCGCGCTGGCCGCCGCAGCGGCCGGAGAGCTGACGACCGGACTCGGGCTCGTCCGGATCGGCGCGCTCGCGATGCTGCCGGAAAGCTGGCGGGCCCTCGCGGATACGACCGTGGAGCGGCTCGATGCCTGGCATGAGGAGCATCCCGACCTCCCCGGCATGGGGCTGGAGCGCTTGCGCCTCGCCGTCGCGGCACGCCTGCCGGCGCCGCTTTTCCGCGCGGTGCTGGCACGCCTTGCCGAGGACGGCGCGCTCGTCGCGGCCGGCTCCTGGGTAAGGCGACCGGGGCACGAGGTCCGGCTTTCAGCCGAGGACGAGGCACTCTGGTCGCAGATCACCCCGCTGATCGACCTGCAGGAGCGCTTCCGGCCGCCGCGCGTGCGGGATATCGGCCAGCTGCTCGGGCGCCGCGAGGAGGATATCCGCCGGCTGTTCCGGCTCGCCGGCCGGCGCGGCGACGTGCATGAGGTCGCGCTCGATCACTTCTTCCTGCGCACGACCCTGGCCGAGATGGTCGGCATCGCGGTCGAGCTCGCCGGCAGCCATCCAGCCGGCTTCAACGCCGCGCAGTTCCGCGACAGGCTCGACAACGGCCGAAAGGTCGCTATCCAGATACTCGAGTTCTTCGACCGCCATGGCGTCACCATCCGCCGCGGTGATCTCAGGCGCATCAACCGGCAAAGGCTCGATCTGTTCGGGCCGTCACCGACGATGCCCGATGGAGGAGAAACGTCCCCGGTGGGGCGTCCGGACTTCAAATCCGGGAGAGGCCGTCAGACGGTCTCTGGTGGGTTCGACTCCCATTCTCTTCCGCCAATTCGATTTCGGGCCGCCTCGGCGCGATGGGCGGCCCGGCCCGAAACTCATCTGAGCTGGCTGTCCTTGCTGCCACGGCGGTTGTAG
- the ybiI gene encoding zinc finger domain-containing protein YbiI: protein MASGWAPDGAVQDQIDDSITDAVRLARSRLPSGPGEIHCQECGEEIPEARRRAMPGARLCVPCQSGHDRSGALSAYNRRGSKDSQLR, encoded by the coding sequence ATGGCCAGCGGCTGGGCTCCCGACGGAGCTGTTCAGGATCAGATCGACGATTCCATCACCGATGCGGTGCGGCTTGCGCGGTCGCGGCTGCCATCCGGCCCTGGGGAAATCCATTGCCAGGAATGTGGCGAGGAGATTCCGGAGGCGCGTCGGCGCGCCATGCCGGGCGCGCGGCTCTGCGTGCCTTGTCAGTCGGGCCATGACCGCTCGGGCGCGCTCAGCGCCTACAACCGCCGTGGCAGCAAGGACAGCCAGCTCAGATGA
- a CDS encoding conserved hypothetical protein (Evidence 4 : Unknown function but conserved in other organisms) — MPKLCKFTSPRDGQPVYVNPDQVSVVYTFKGEPPDTIIGFRKDFMLGVKESLEDVVSALEKAGAGDVAGEG; from the coding sequence ATGCCAAAACTCTGCAAGTTCACTTCGCCACGGGATGGCCAGCCCGTCTACGTCAATCCCGATCAGGTCAGCGTGGTCTACACCTTCAAGGGCGAGCCTCCCGACACGATCATCGGCTTCCGCAAGGATTTCATGCTCGGCGTGAAGGAGAGCCTCGAGGATGTGGTGAGCGCGCTCGAGAAGGCCGGCGCCGGGGATGTGGCCGGCGAAGGCTGA
- a CDS encoding hypothetical protein (Evidence 5 : Unknown function), producing the protein MSASRQIQPLRHSTRSAAARRTAACVTAAWLGLSVSGCGEQKLSSSELVMASRAVSVDVGRALALPPPGSFPVTGVTQRSYDNAVSQVVSLGTRGRTPGENAIHVAFLTAADLPDGDGVEGNLLREPAIDDFAIAREMEERLPGVAMAPSAVFVQNKYGPFGYAFGRGAHAEACLYVWQRMANGDSLLRPRSGVISVRIRVCDPAATEASLLRVAFSYSINASLRRPGWNPIGDAPAPAPELGMAGAPIFPQPQGSFPDGLEQRPSVRPRPMRSPRAQAERVQAADPIPDKPLEGYPIVPPPPAP; encoded by the coding sequence ATGAGTGCTTCAAGGCAGATTCAGCCCTTGCGCCATTCCACGCGCAGCGCGGCAGCCAGGCGGACTGCGGCATGCGTCACGGCGGCCTGGCTGGGCCTGTCCGTTTCGGGGTGCGGCGAGCAGAAGCTTTCCAGTTCCGAACTGGTGATGGCCTCGCGCGCCGTCTCCGTCGATGTCGGCCGCGCGCTGGCGCTTCCCCCGCCGGGCAGCTTTCCGGTGACCGGGGTGACGCAGCGCAGCTACGACAACGCCGTCTCCCAGGTCGTGTCGCTGGGGACGCGCGGCCGCACGCCGGGCGAGAACGCGATCCATGTCGCCTTCCTAACCGCCGCCGACCTCCCCGACGGCGACGGAGTCGAGGGCAACCTGCTGCGGGAACCGGCGATCGACGATTTCGCCATTGCCCGCGAGATGGAAGAGCGCCTTCCGGGCGTCGCGATGGCGCCATCGGCGGTCTTCGTTCAGAACAAATACGGCCCGTTCGGTTACGCCTTCGGGCGCGGCGCCCATGCCGAGGCCTGCCTCTATGTCTGGCAGCGCATGGCCAATGGCGACAGCCTCCTGCGGCCGCGATCGGGGGTGATCTCGGTGCGCATTCGCGTCTGCGATCCGGCCGCCACCGAAGCCTCGCTGCTGCGGGTCGCGTTCAGCTATTCGATCAACGCCTCGCTGCGGCGGCCCGGCTGGAACCCGATCGGCGACGCGCCCGCCCCCGCGCCGGAGCTCGGCATGGCCGGAGCCCCGATCTTTCCGCAGCCTCAAGGCTCGTTCCCGGACGGCTTGGAGCAGCGGCCGTCGGTGCGGCCGCGCCCGATGCGCTCGCCACGGGCGCAAGCCGAGCGGGTTCAGGCAGCCGACCCCATCCCGGACAAGCCGCTCGAAGGATATCCGATCGTTCCACCGCCGCCCGCCCCCTGA
- a CDS encoding Cellulose synthase catalytic subunit (UDP-forming), with translation MRTASYVIFWALTAIVVVALITLPISLQAHLIAGTIVVGAMIVLKFLRPYGVWRLIALGLGTAIVLRYIYWRTTSTLPPVNQLEDFIPGLIVYLAELYNIGMLFLSLFVVAMPLKRRKTPPIDPQNAPTVDVFVPSYNEEPELLATTLSAALAMDYPAGRLKVYLLDDGGTDEKCNADNFVAASAARERRATLQQLCAGLGVTYLTRERNISAKAGNLNNGIARSEGELIVVFDADHAPARSFLTETIGFFGQDPKLFLVQTPHFFINPDPLERNLKTFKTMPSENEMFYGIIQRGLDKWDASFFCGSAAVLRRTALQTTNGFAGRSITEDAETAITLHATGWHSVYVDKPLIAGLQPATFTSFIGQRSRWAQGMMQILLYHRPIFKRGLSLPQRLCYSSSALFWLFPFARLTFLIAPLFYLFFGLEIFTASGPEFIAYVLSYMAVNLMMQNYLYGRYRWPWISELYEFIQSVYLLPAVISVLLKPSKPTFKVTAKNESLATRRVSELGTPFFIIFAVLALGVVATYWRIVAEPYNAETTLVVGLWNILNLLMAGCALGVVSERPEGRAARRFPVKRRGELVVNGRTAPIVSENVSVDGIAIRVLSKDFDKLPIDSLGAVSFETTIDMPRGSLPLRVKRIAPDDKGLLLGCSYEPSEPLHSRIIADLAFSDAKNWSQFQKARRQNMGVIYGTLRFLRLAVFQTSRGLSYFFGLYRLSRSSARSEATE, from the coding sequence ATGCGAACAGCGAGCTACGTCATCTTCTGGGCCCTCACCGCGATCGTCGTCGTCGCGTTGATCACGCTGCCGATCAGCCTGCAGGCGCATCTGATCGCGGGCACGATCGTGGTCGGCGCGATGATCGTGCTCAAGTTCCTGCGCCCCTACGGCGTCTGGAGGCTGATCGCGCTGGGCCTGGGGACGGCGATCGTTCTGCGCTATATCTATTGGCGCACCACCAGCACCCTGCCCCCGGTCAATCAGCTCGAGGACTTCATCCCGGGGCTGATCGTCTACCTCGCCGAGCTCTACAACATCGGCATGCTGTTCCTCAGCCTCTTCGTCGTGGCGATGCCCCTGAAGCGGCGCAAGACGCCGCCCATCGATCCGCAGAACGCGCCCACGGTCGACGTGTTCGTGCCCTCCTACAACGAAGAGCCGGAACTGCTGGCGACCACCCTTTCGGCAGCACTGGCGATGGACTACCCCGCCGGCCGGCTGAAGGTCTATCTGCTCGACGACGGCGGCACCGACGAGAAGTGCAACGCCGACAACTTCGTCGCCGCCAGCGCCGCGCGGGAACGGCGCGCGACCTTGCAGCAGCTCTGCGCAGGGCTCGGCGTCACTTATCTGACGCGCGAGCGCAACATCAGCGCCAAGGCGGGAAACCTCAACAACGGCATCGCCCGCTCCGAGGGCGAGCTGATCGTCGTGTTCGATGCGGATCACGCCCCGGCGCGCAGCTTCCTGACCGAGACGATCGGCTTTTTCGGGCAGGACCCGAAGCTTTTCCTCGTCCAGACGCCGCACTTCTTCATCAACCCGGATCCGCTGGAGCGGAACCTCAAGACCTTCAAGACGATGCCCTCCGAGAACGAGATGTTCTACGGCATCATCCAGCGCGGCCTCGACAAATGGGATGCGTCGTTTTTCTGCGGCTCGGCCGCGGTGCTGCGGCGCACCGCGCTGCAGACGACGAACGGCTTCGCCGGGCGCAGCATCACGGAAGACGCCGAAACGGCGATCACGCTGCACGCCACCGGCTGGCACAGCGTCTATGTCGACAAGCCGCTGATCGCGGGCCTCCAGCCGGCGACCTTCACGAGCTTCATCGGCCAGCGCTCGCGCTGGGCCCAGGGCATGATGCAGATCCTCCTGTACCACCGCCCGATCTTCAAGCGCGGGCTCTCCCTGCCGCAGCGCCTCTGCTACTCGTCCTCCGCCCTGTTCTGGCTGTTCCCTTTCGCCCGGCTGACCTTCCTGATCGCGCCGCTGTTCTACCTGTTCTTCGGCCTCGAGATCTTCACGGCCTCGGGACCCGAGTTCATCGCCTATGTGCTCAGCTACATGGCGGTGAATCTGATGATGCAGAACTACCTCTATGGCCGCTACCGCTGGCCCTGGATCTCCGAGCTCTACGAGTTCATCCAGTCGGTCTATCTACTGCCGGCCGTGATCTCGGTGCTGCTCAAGCCCAGCAAGCCGACCTTCAAGGTCACCGCCAAGAACGAGTCCCTGGCGACGCGGCGCGTCTCCGAACTCGGAACCCCGTTCTTCATCATCTTCGCCGTGCTGGCGCTCGGCGTGGTCGCGACCTACTGGCGAATCGTGGCGGAGCCGTACAACGCCGAGACGACCCTGGTCGTGGGGCTGTGGAACATCCTCAACCTGCTGATGGCGGGCTGCGCGCTCGGCGTCGTCTCCGAGCGGCCGGAGGGACGGGCGGCACGCCGCTTCCCGGTCAAGCGCCGCGGCGAGCTCGTCGTCAACGGGCGCACGGCGCCGATCGTTTCGGAGAACGTCTCGGTCGACGGCATCGCCATCCGCGTCCTGTCGAAGGACTTCGACAAGCTGCCGATCGACAGCCTGGGCGCGGTCTCCTTCGAGACCACGATCGACATGCCGCGCGGATCGCTGCCCCTGCGCGTCAAGCGCATCGCGCCCGACGACAAGGGGCTGCTGCTGGGCTGCAGCTACGAGCCCAGCGAGCCGCTGCACAGCCGGATCATCGCCGATCTCGCCTTCTCCGACGCCAAGAACTGGAGCCAGTTCCAGAAGGCCCGGCGCCAGAACATGGGCGTCATCTACGGCACATTGCGCTTCCTGCGCCTCGCCGTCTTCCAGACGAGTCGCGGCCTCTCCTATTTCTTCGGCCTCTACCGACTCTCCCGTTCGTCGGCGCGTTCGGAGGCAACGGAATGA
- a CDS encoding Cyclic di-GMP-binding protein produces MRRLGCMLLAATLLLLPLGAGSRISAQESPPTPTPGPAPFMIAPGLPPAEPPPPAVPQLAPPPGIAPAAPSPAFAFKPLLPAMRVTLEGESDARSWAFYLTQDEAAADLSLDVAFQNALVVMPEVSRLTVRLNGERVAEMPIASSDRLKQSSVTVRKGLLRPGQNTIGFEVLQRHRTDCTVASTYELWTRIDGAGTRLTFKGPDAQRFRLRGIDDLPAVGADEGGQTRIVIVAPGASRAIAANSIFAVAQALALRGRYGQVAVQVSEKLPDRARPGTLTVALGTSEELRALLGALPAEAGGRGFLGFVPSPKKGADMLLVTGESWSDIDATIGKLLTAPVSRPTNINRKTMETATWHVPDAPFIADRQAVRFSELGIPTQESSGRRMRVRAVVAMPGDFYANAYGEATLYLDGAYSDEVLPGDSHIEIFVNGNVAATVPLNAITGGLFQQFPITVPLRHFRPGINEIWFETVTLAKSDLACGPGATLPGKSRFALFDTTVFSVPNFAKIGVSPNLAAIAGTGFPYSVSSRVGLIMGRHDTANLSAAATLLARIAQRASRPLGVDLLAGTAGVGDRPVLIVGAAGQLPAGLLPRVGIADNVRATWPQRSDAVVVTPDSEGTAVFDAVINRLQGRETTPEASGGVAPTTEATRDRWRASLGGPVARYFIAFDQWLQRTFDLSFAQLRAPARAPTLYEPAEGTDLIAAQAVDPDTKQVWTAFVVRREEALESTVDRIVAPGNWAGMAGKITAYRGAQEAHVISADRTSFVMTRSFSLANMRLVFANWMSSNIGVYAIALLMACIGLGIGTSLMLRRLGRPS; encoded by the coding sequence ATGAGACGGCTCGGCTGCATGCTTCTGGCGGCGACGCTCCTTCTCCTGCCGCTCGGCGCCGGATCGCGGATTTCAGCGCAGGAGAGCCCGCCCACGCCCACCCCTGGGCCCGCGCCCTTCATGATCGCGCCGGGCCTGCCTCCGGCCGAGCCCCCGCCGCCCGCCGTTCCCCAGCTTGCTCCTCCGCCCGGCATCGCACCGGCCGCGCCGAGCCCGGCCTTCGCGTTCAAGCCGCTGCTGCCGGCCATGCGCGTGACGCTGGAGGGTGAGAGCGACGCGCGCAGCTGGGCCTTCTACCTGACGCAGGACGAAGCCGCCGCCGATCTCAGCCTCGACGTCGCGTTTCAGAACGCGCTGGTGGTGATGCCCGAAGTCTCGCGCCTGACCGTCCGGCTCAATGGCGAGCGCGTCGCGGAGATGCCGATCGCCTCGTCGGACCGGCTGAAGCAGAGCTCCGTGACGGTCCGCAAGGGGCTGCTGCGGCCGGGGCAGAACACGATCGGCTTCGAGGTGCTGCAGCGGCACCGGACGGACTGCACCGTCGCCTCCACCTATGAGCTGTGGACCCGCATCGACGGTGCCGGCACAAGGCTGACGTTCAAGGGGCCGGACGCACAGCGATTCCGGTTGCGAGGCATCGACGACCTGCCCGCCGTCGGCGCCGACGAGGGCGGGCAGACCAGGATCGTCATCGTCGCGCCCGGTGCGTCGCGCGCGATTGCAGCGAACAGCATTTTTGCCGTCGCGCAGGCGCTTGCCCTGCGCGGCCGCTATGGCCAGGTGGCGGTACAGGTTTCCGAAAAACTGCCGGATCGCGCCCGCCCCGGCACCCTCACAGTCGCGCTCGGCACCAGCGAAGAGCTGCGCGCGCTGCTCGGCGCCCTGCCAGCGGAAGCCGGGGGTCGCGGCTTTCTCGGATTCGTTCCCAGCCCGAAGAAGGGCGCCGACATGCTGCTCGTGACGGGCGAAAGCTGGTCGGACATCGACGCGACGATCGGAAAGCTGCTGACCGCACCAGTCTCGAGGCCGACCAACATCAATCGCAAGACCATGGAAACGGCGACCTGGCATGTGCCTGATGCGCCCTTCATCGCCGACAGGCAGGCCGTGCGGTTCTCGGAACTCGGCATCCCGACCCAGGAATCCTCCGGCCGACGCATGCGCGTGCGGGCCGTCGTGGCAATGCCGGGCGATTTCTACGCCAACGCCTATGGCGAGGCGACGCTCTATCTCGACGGCGCCTATTCGGATGAGGTGCTGCCGGGCGACAGCCATATCGAGATCTTCGTCAACGGCAACGTCGCGGCGACGGTTCCCCTCAATGCGATCACCGGCGGGCTTTTTCAGCAATTCCCCATCACCGTGCCGCTGCGGCACTTCCGCCCCGGCATCAACGAGATCTGGTTCGAGACCGTAACGCTGGCGAAATCCGACCTCGCCTGCGGCCCGGGAGCAACGCTGCCCGGCAAGAGCCGCTTCGCGCTGTTCGACACCACCGTCTTCTCCGTTCCGAACTTCGCCAAGATCGGGGTCAGCCCCAATCTCGCCGCCATCGCCGGCACCGGCTTCCCTTACTCGGTCTCCTCGCGGGTGGGCCTGATCATGGGCCGACACGACACCGCCAATCTCAGCGCGGCAGCTACGCTGCTCGCGCGAATCGCGCAACGCGCCAGCCGACCGCTCGGTGTCGACCTGCTGGCCGGCACCGCAGGCGTCGGCGACCGGCCCGTCCTGATCGTGGGCGCGGCCGGCCAACTACCCGCCGGACTGCTGCCGCGCGTCGGCATTGCCGATAACGTGCGCGCGACCTGGCCACAGCGTTCCGATGCGGTCGTCGTCACACCCGATTCGGAGGGGACCGCCGTCTTCGACGCGGTCATCAACCGATTGCAAGGTCGCGAAACCACGCCGGAAGCCTCGGGCGGCGTCGCGCCGACCACGGAGGCCACCCGTGATCGCTGGCGCGCGTCGCTGGGCGGCCCGGTCGCCCGCTATTTCATCGCCTTCGACCAATGGTTGCAGCGCACCTTCGACCTGTCCTTCGCACAGCTGCGCGCGCCCGCCCGCGCACCCACGCTGTACGAACCAGCCGAGGGGACCGACCTGATCGCCGCGCAGGCGGTGGACCCCGACACGAAACAGGTCTGGACGGCCTTCGTCGTACGCCGCGAGGAGGCGCTCGAAAGTACGGTGGACAGGATCGTGGCGCCGGGCAACTGGGCCGGCATGGCCGGCAAGATCACGGCCTATCGCGGCGCTCAGGAGGCCCATGTCATCTCCGCCGACCGCACCTCCTTCGTCATGACCCGGTCCTTCAGCCTGGCGAATATGCGCCTCGTCTTCGCCAACTGGATGTCCAGCAACATCGGCGTCTACGCCATCGCGCTGCTCATGGCCTGCATCGGTCTCGGCATCGGCACGTCGCTGATGCTCCGGCGCCTGGGGCGGCCGTCATGA
- a CDS encoding Cellulase — protein sequence MIRLLAMLTATLFGCLSPAAATVPADAWALYRQKFVTPEGRVIDDANGGISHSESQGYGLLLACLADDRGTFASIFAFTRTELLIRDDGLAAWRWDPKATPRVTDINNASDGDLLIAHALACAGGRWNVPAYTTAARQIARSLAKVALLKRGAEVWLMPAASGFSEKDRADGPVINPSYWVFEAFPAMAKLTGDLVWMQVQATGLKLLDELAKRNMLAPEWLSIKAEPKPAEGFPAQFGYNAIRIPLYLLRAGLGDKARLAPFRQAWAGGTAVIDLRSGQPVEPLPDAGYRILAAAMACSLDGTPIPAELRIFQPTLYYPSTLHLLALSMLSERYPQCV from the coding sequence ATGATCCGCCTGCTCGCCATGCTGACCGCGACCCTGTTCGGCTGCCTTTCCCCGGCCGCGGCGACCGTGCCGGCCGATGCCTGGGCCTTGTACCGGCAGAAATTCGTGACCCCGGAGGGGCGCGTCATCGACGACGCGAATGGCGGCATCAGTCACAGCGAAAGCCAGGGCTACGGGCTGCTGCTGGCCTGCCTTGCCGACGACCGCGGCACCTTCGCCAGCATCTTCGCCTTCACCCGCACCGAACTCCTCATCCGCGACGACGGGCTGGCCGCCTGGCGCTGGGACCCCAAGGCCACCCCCCGCGTCACCGACATCAACAATGCCAGCGACGGCGACCTGCTGATCGCCCACGCCCTCGCCTGCGCCGGCGGACGCTGGAACGTGCCCGCCTATACGACCGCCGCGCGCCAGATCGCCCGCTCCCTTGCAAAGGTGGCGCTCCTCAAGCGGGGAGCCGAGGTCTGGCTGATGCCGGCCGCCAGCGGTTTCTCGGAAAAGGACCGAGCCGACGGCCCGGTGATCAACCCGTCCTATTGGGTGTTCGAGGCCTTTCCGGCGATGGCAAAGCTGACCGGCGACCTGGTCTGGATGCAGGTCCAGGCCACCGGGCTCAAGCTGCTCGACGAGCTGGCGAAGCGGAACATGCTGGCGCCCGAATGGCTCTCGATCAAGGCCGAGCCGAAGCCGGCGGAGGGCTTTCCGGCCCAGTTCGGCTACAATGCGATCCGCATTCCGCTCTATCTGCTGCGCGCCGGGCTCGGCGACAAGGCGCGCCTCGCCCCGTTCCGGCAGGCGTGGGCGGGCGGCACCGCGGTGATCGACCTGCGCAGCGGCCAGCCCGTCGAGCCCCTGCCCGATGCGGGCTACCGCATTCTCGCGGCCGCCATGGCCTGCTCGCTCGACGGCACGCCGATCCCGGCCGAGCTCAGGATTTTTCAGCCGACGCTCTACTACCCGTCGACGCTGCATCTTCTGGCCCTCTCGATGCTGAGCGAGAGGTATCCGCAATGCGTATGA